The Cyanobacteriota bacterium DNA window GAAGATTTTCCACGGGGTCATCGGGTAAGACGTAATCAGCAGGCAAAGCCTCCCACGTGACGATCGGCGTAGTTTGTACAGGGTTAACGTGAAGCACCATCGGGTAAAATCCTTAACTAACGTGATGGGTACAGAGGTCTGACTGCTAGCATGGTTCTAGATTATAGACAAAAACTAAAGGTTATCGCAGCAAGCAATAACAAAGCAGAACTGCTGCTGGTGACTAGCGCTAACTGGATAGTGTTCTAGTGAGGTAGTGGTGGATCAAGTTATTGGTGTTGATTTAGGGGGGTCTGCAATTAAACTGGGACGCTTTGATCGAGATGGCAACTGTCTCCAGGCATTAACAGTAGCAACTCCCCAGCCAGCAACGCCTGATGCTGTGTTGACAGCAATGGTGACAGCGATCGCACAGGTGGATCCTTACCAAAACGGGAAAGCGATCGGTGTCGGGATGCCTGGCCCTGTTGATGCTACAGGACGTGTCTCTCTGGTTGCTATTAACCTGAGTAATTGGCAAATGGTGCCCATGGCTGATTGGCTGGAAGCAGCGGTAGGTAGACCCGTAACCTTAGCTAATGATGCTAACTGTGCGGGCTTGGGTGAAACTTGGCTAGGTGCAGGTCGGCGGTTTCAGAATCTCATCCTGCTCACTCTAGGAACTGGTGTTGGTGGTGCGGTGATTTTAGATGGTCAGTTGTTTGTGGGCAGTCGGGGAGTAGGAGCCGAGCTGGGCTTGATTACGCTCAATCCTGATGGGCCTGCTTGTAACAGCGGCAATAGAGGTTCCCTAG harbors:
- a CDS encoding ROK family protein; translated protein: MDQVIGVDLGGSAIKLGRFDRDGNCLQALTVATPQPATPDAVLTAMVTAIAQVDPYQNGKAIGVGMPGPVDATGRVSLVAINLSNWQMVPMADWLEAAVGRPVTLANDANCAGLGETWLGAGRRFQNLILLTLGTGVGGAVILDGQLFVGSRGVGAELGLITLNPDGPACNSGNRGSLEQYVSAQAIRRRTGLEPRELDARSRAGDPSALQFWQAYGRDLGAGLASLIYIFDPEAVVLGGGISASAEFFLPTVQAEVHQRVFHSAQSGLQILIAELGNQAGIVGAAKLAWQLVDKSISS